From the Caballeronia sp. NK8 genome, one window contains:
- a CDS encoding LysR family transcriptional regulator, translating into MDRLGDMRLFVEAAAAGSLSAAGRKLGLSPAAASARLIKLEKALHTRLFERTTRQLRVTDEGRIYLQHCRIALQAIDDAEAALQAGQNVVRGKVRISATSDFGRYLLRGWLDEFVTVHPELKFALTLSDSVSNLMQEEIDLAIRFGAPPDSGLAARVLAPNRRVLCASPEYLARKGVPRTPADLTTHDFVVHVTSSGPLNKLDFVRGDERHTFTIPVADSWESNDGALTRAWALAGHGIAHKSIWDIAADVRAGTLQMVLPDWCTHEAAVHALFHANRYMAPRVRVLLDFLVERFETTTAELLGDLAYPPDRAGQRQEWPSAL; encoded by the coding sequence ATGGATCGGCTCGGCGACATGCGCCTTTTTGTCGAAGCGGCGGCGGCGGGCAGCCTGTCGGCGGCCGGGCGCAAGCTCGGGCTGTCGCCGGCGGCGGCGAGCGCGCGGCTCATCAAGCTGGAAAAGGCGTTGCACACGCGGCTCTTCGAGCGCACGACGCGCCAGTTGCGCGTGACGGACGAGGGCCGCATTTACTTGCAGCACTGCCGCATCGCGCTCCAGGCGATCGACGACGCCGAAGCCGCGCTGCAGGCGGGCCAGAACGTCGTGCGCGGCAAGGTGCGGATTTCCGCGACGTCGGATTTCGGGCGCTACCTGCTGCGCGGCTGGCTGGACGAATTCGTCACGGTGCATCCGGAGTTGAAGTTCGCGCTCACGCTATCCGATTCGGTGTCGAATTTGATGCAGGAAGAAATCGATCTGGCAATTCGCTTCGGCGCGCCGCCCGATAGCGGACTCGCCGCGCGCGTGCTGGCGCCAAATCGGCGGGTGCTGTGCGCATCGCCGGAATATCTCGCGAGAAAGGGCGTGCCACGGACGCCAGCAGATCTCACGACGCACGACTTCGTCGTGCACGTTACGTCATCCGGGCCGCTCAACAAACTGGATTTCGTGCGCGGCGATGAACGTCACACGTTTACGATTCCCGTCGCCGATTCATGGGAATCCAACGACGGCGCGCTCACCCGCGCTTGGGCGCTCGCGGGCCACGGCATCGCGCATAAATCGATCTGGGATATCGCCGCCGACGTGCGCGCCGGCACCTTGCAGATGGTGCTGCCCGACTGGTGCACGCACGAAGCCGCGGTCCACGCGCTCTTTCATGCGAACCGCTACATGGCGCCGCGCGTGCGCGTGCTGCTCGACTTTCTGGTCGAGCGCTTCGAAACCACCACCGCCGAACTGCTCGGCGATCTCGCCTATCCGCCGGACCGGGCCGGGCAGCGTCAGGAATGGCCGTCGGCGCTATAA
- a CDS encoding VOC family protein, whose translation MQLDHVTIVAPDCEAFMRFFVDIAGMRVGPRPPFGVGGYWLYLGARPAVHLIASGVAGSASAERPGATRIDHLALRIDDEAQWRALLERLDCRGYAYQLAEVPLARERQLFVRLSAGVVVEFVTAQS comes from the coding sequence ATGCAACTCGACCACGTCACAATCGTCGCGCCCGACTGCGAAGCGTTCATGCGCTTTTTCGTCGATATCGCCGGGATGCGGGTCGGGCCGCGGCCGCCCTTCGGCGTCGGCGGCTACTGGCTCTATCTCGGCGCGCGGCCGGCGGTGCATCTGATCGCATCGGGCGTGGCCGGATCGGCGTCGGCTGAGCGGCCGGGCGCGACGCGCATCGATCATCTGGCGCTGCGCATCGACGACGAGGCGCAGTGGCGCGCGTTGCTCGAACGTCTCGACTGCCGTGGCTACGCGTACCAGCTCGCCGAAGTGCCGCTCGCCCGCGAGCGGCAACTCTTCGTGCGGCTGAGCGCGGGTGTCGTCGTCGAATTCGTGACAGCTCAATCCTGA
- a CDS encoding MFS transporter, giving the protein MPLPLLALAISAFAIGTTEFVIMGLLPNVAHDLSVSIPSAGLLVTGYALGVAVGAPLLAVLTSKLPRKLALQLLMLVFIVGNVLCAVAPGYGLLMVARVVTSFAHGSFFGIGAVVAASLVPAEKRASAIALMFTGLTLANVLGVPFGTFVGQELGWRATFWIVAGLGVLSALGVTALVPNRHDAAPSGLGREVRVLRDPHVWLALTMTVLGFGGVFVVFTYIAPILEQVGGFSPRAVTLVLVLFGVGLTIGNTIGGRLADRALMPSLMGILFALAIVMAVFAKTSHSQIGAIVTIFVWGIAAFATVPPLQTRVVEKAKDAPNLASTLNIGAFNMGNAGGAWLGGAVLTHGYGLDTLPWAAAVVALAALAVTWFAARLDAPRVTSEVNAADAC; this is encoded by the coding sequence ATGCCTCTTCCCCTTCTCGCGCTGGCGATCAGCGCCTTCGCAATCGGCACGACGGAGTTCGTCATCATGGGCCTGTTGCCCAACGTCGCGCACGATCTCTCCGTATCGATTCCGTCGGCGGGCCTGCTCGTCACCGGTTACGCGCTCGGCGTCGCGGTCGGCGCGCCGCTGCTCGCCGTGCTGACGAGCAAGCTGCCGCGCAAGCTCGCGCTGCAATTGCTGATGCTCGTGTTCATCGTCGGCAATGTGCTGTGCGCGGTCGCGCCGGGCTACGGCCTGTTGATGGTCGCGCGCGTCGTCACGTCGTTCGCGCACGGCTCGTTCTTCGGCATCGGCGCGGTCGTGGCTGCGTCGCTCGTGCCGGCGGAAAAGCGCGCGAGCGCCATCGCGCTGATGTTCACCGGGCTCACGCTCGCTAACGTGCTGGGCGTGCCGTTCGGGACGTTCGTCGGCCAGGAACTGGGCTGGCGCGCGACGTTCTGGATCGTCGCCGGTCTCGGCGTGCTCTCCGCGCTCGGCGTGACGGCGCTCGTGCCGAACCGTCACGATGCCGCGCCGAGCGGTCTGGGCCGGGAAGTGCGCGTGCTGCGCGACCCGCACGTCTGGCTCGCACTGACGATGACGGTGCTCGGTTTCGGCGGTGTGTTCGTCGTGTTCACGTATATCGCGCCGATTCTCGAACAGGTCGGCGGCTTCTCGCCGCGCGCCGTCACGCTGGTTCTGGTGCTGTTCGGCGTCGGCCTCACGATCGGCAATACGATCGGCGGCAGGCTCGCCGACCGCGCGCTGATGCCGTCGCTGATGGGCATTCTGTTCGCGCTCGCCATCGTCATGGCGGTGTTCGCGAAGACGAGCCACAGCCAGATCGGCGCGATCGTCACGATCTTCGTGTGGGGCATCGCGGCGTTCGCGACGGTGCCGCCGCTGCAGACGCGCGTCGTCGAGAAGGCGAAGGACGCGCCGAATCTCGCGTCGACGCTGAATATCGGCGCATTCAACATGGGGAACGCGGGCGGCGCGTGGCTCGGCGGCGCGGTGCTGACGCACGGTTACGGACTCGACACGCTGCCGTGGGCCGCCGCCGTGGTCGCGCTCGCAGCGCTCGCCGTGACGTGGTTCGCCGCACGGCTGGATGCACCGCGCGTTACATCGGAAGTAAACGCGGCCGATGCTTGCTGA
- a CDS encoding HAD family phosphatase, with product MIDHLICDCDGVLVDSEVIADRVMLDVLTETFPGIDFKPAVKTAFGQQTSRFLGHLETKFGIVMPPDFVDTIEARVSVELARSVGPIAGVRAALEGCGLPVAVVSNSRMERVRASVRRAGLNEIVGARVFSAQQVERPKPYPDVYLLAARTLEIDPARCLVVEDSVAGLTAARAAGMKTIAFVGASHIPSGYAQVLRETGITRIMEHMDELPALVAAARRGEFGDLLS from the coding sequence ATGATCGATCATCTCATCTGCGATTGCGACGGCGTACTCGTCGACAGCGAAGTCATCGCGGATCGCGTGATGCTGGACGTTCTTACCGAGACGTTTCCCGGCATCGACTTCAAACCGGCCGTCAAGACGGCTTTCGGGCAGCAGACCTCGCGCTTTCTCGGCCATCTGGAAACGAAGTTCGGCATCGTGATGCCGCCGGATTTCGTCGATACGATCGAGGCGCGCGTCTCGGTGGAACTCGCGCGCTCGGTCGGACCGATCGCCGGCGTGCGCGCCGCGCTCGAGGGCTGCGGCCTGCCGGTCGCGGTGGTGTCGAACAGCCGGATGGAGCGCGTGCGCGCGTCGGTGCGGCGGGCGGGGCTGAATGAGATCGTCGGCGCGCGCGTGTTCAGCGCGCAGCAAGTGGAGCGGCCGAAGCCTTATCCGGATGTCTATCTCCTGGCGGCGCGCACGCTGGAAATCGATCCGGCGCGCTGCCTCGTCGTGGAAGACAGCGTCGCCGGACTGACGGCGGCGCGCGCGGCGGGCATGAAGACCATCGCGTTCGTCGGAGCGAGCCATATTCCGTCCGGTTACGCGCAAGTGCTGCGCGAAACCGGCATCACGCGAATCATGGAGCACATGGACGAACTGCCCGCGCTCGTCGCGGCGGCCAGGCGCGGGGAGTTCGGCGACCTGCTGTCCTGA
- the ribB gene encoding 3,4-dihydroxy-2-butanone-4-phosphate synthase, whose product MSFAAPAVIADDASADLPQLASFDVPPRIAAALDAMRAGRPVVLQDDDDRENEADLIVAAEKLTDATMALLIRECSGIVCLCLPDAKVRALELSPMAAANGSRYGTAFTVSIEAREGVTTGVSAADRVTTIRAAIADQAKPGDIVRPGHVFPLRAMPGGVLARRGHTEGTVDLAILAGLKPAGVLCELMNADGTMTRGAQVERFAKEHGLPMLTIAELVEFRAALAAARETAEEAA is encoded by the coding sequence CTGTCGTTCGCCGCACCCGCCGTCATCGCTGACGACGCCTCTGCCGATCTCCCCCAGCTCGCTTCCTTCGACGTTCCGCCGCGCATCGCCGCAGCGCTCGACGCCATGCGCGCGGGCCGCCCCGTCGTTCTGCAGGACGATGACGATCGCGAAAACGAAGCGGATCTGATCGTTGCCGCCGAGAAGCTCACCGACGCGACGATGGCGCTTCTGATCCGCGAATGCAGCGGCATCGTCTGCCTGTGCCTGCCCGACGCAAAAGTGCGCGCGCTCGAACTTTCGCCGATGGCCGCCGCGAACGGCAGCCGCTACGGCACCGCGTTCACCGTGTCGATCGAGGCGCGCGAAGGCGTGACCACGGGGGTGTCGGCGGCCGATCGCGTGACGACGATCCGCGCGGCCATCGCCGATCAGGCAAAGCCGGGCGATATCGTGCGGCCGGGCCACGTGTTCCCGCTGCGCGCGATGCCGGGCGGCGTGCTCGCGCGGCGCGGCCATACGGAAGGCACGGTCGATCTGGCGATCCTCGCCGGTCTCAAGCCTGCGGGCGTGCTGTGCGAACTGATGAATGCCGACGGCACCATGACGCGCGGCGCGCAGGTCGAGCGCTTCGCGAAAGAACACGGTCTGCCGATGCTGACCATCGCGGAGCTGGTCGAATTCCGCGCGGCGCTTGCCGCGGCGCGCGAGACTGCCGAGGAAGCAGCCTGA